The following DNA comes from Spirulina major PCC 6313.
TCATTTCCAACATCCCAATGGGGCGGACGGGAATCACGCAGCCGGGGAAGGTGGGTTGGTCGATCAAAACCATGCCATCGAGGGGGTCGCCATCATCGGCCAGGGTGTTGGGGATGAAGCCGTAGTCGTAGGGGTAGTGAACCGAGGAGAAGAGTACCCGGTCAAGGGCGAAGGCGTTTAAGTCTTTGTCGAATTCATATTTGTTTTTGCTGCCCGCCGGAATTTCAATCAAAACGTTGAGAAGACCGGGTTTGGGCTGGGCTGGAATTCGCGCTAAATCCATGAAATTACTCCGAAAACACAGGGCGGTGATGTGCAGTTTAATAGGGTGCAAACGGCAGGGTTTGCATGAAGCATAATACCAGCAATTGGGGAGATTGGCCCGGTGAGGGTGTTAGCGCGATCGCTCCGCCCAACTGACCCAGGTATTGGCCGGTTCTGGCATGGGGACTGGGCGCGAAGCGTAGTTAGACCGGCTCAGGTCTAATCCTTTGGGTGATGCATAGGACGCAATCATAAATATCGGAATCGTGAGGGTCAAGATTGCGATCAATGTACCGAGGGTTTGACTCCACCTGTGACTAGGAGGCTCTGAAGCTTGAGCAGACGAACCGCTGGATTCCATACCGTTTTTAAAAAATTGAGATGCAATTTATAGGGTTTGTGATGAGCGTTGGGCGATCCAACCAGGGAAGCTTACGACTCACACCCCAATTCTAGCGACCGTTCTTTAAGATAGTGTGATCAATGCAACGAATCGTTGAGTCGGCATTTCATTGTATGGGAATTTCTAATCTTAAGTGTGGCGATGATCACTGACAGGGGGACGGTTGAAGGGTGTGTGCATGTGATTGGCATCGGCCGGGCGGGGTGGTCGTCTTTGGCGATCGCTGAACAGAACTGTTTGCAGCAGGCCACGGTAGTAGTGGGGAGCGATCGCCAACTTCACAGCCTACGCCATCTGGCCGGGGACTTGTTACCAATTACTCACCTGCACGCAACGCTTACCGAGGCAAAAGCACGCTGGGAACAGGGCGATCGCTTGGTGATCCTCGCGTCGGGTGATCCCCTCTGTTTTGGCTTGGGGCGGTTACTGTTGGCCTATTTTCCCGCCGCAGTCTTGGTGTTTCACCCCCATGTCAGTTCGATTCAGTTGGCGTTTAGTCGGTTGAAGCTACCCTGGCAGGATGCGGCGATCGCCAGTGTCCATGGCCGCGAGCCGGATGAGTTGATTCGTCTCCTGCGGCGCGGAGTGGAGAAGATCGCGGTGTTGACCGATGGGGTGCATCATCCGGGGGCGATCGCGACTCTCTATCAGGCCTTAGATTTACCCCAGATCTATCGGATCTGGGTCTGTGAAAATTTAGGCGGGGCGGATGAGCGGGTGTTTGAATTGGATTTAGCGATCGCGCCATCCCTCACCGCCGATCACTTCGCGCCGTTGAATGTGGTGGTGTTGGTGCGTCAAGAAGAAGCGCGATCGCTGCCCCCCTTGCCGATCATCGGGATTCCGGATCAGCATTTCCTCACCTTTCGCGATCGCCCCGGCCTGATGACCAAAGGCGAGATTCGCCTCGCCATCCTCGGAGCCTTGGCCCTGATGCCCGCTCAAGTGGTGTGGGATATTGGCGCGGGGACAGGGTCGGTGGCGGTGGAAATCGGGCGGCTGTGTCCCACGTCTCAGGTGTTCGCCATCGAAAAAACCGCCATGGGGGTGAACTTAATCGAGCAAAATGCCCAACGCTTTCAGGTGCAGAATCTGCAAGCGGTCAGTGGGGCAGCCCCGGAGGCTTTGAACCCTTTACCCCGCCCGGATCGCGTTTTCATCGGGGGCAGTGGCGGCAATTTAGCGGCGATTCTCAGCCATTGCCAGAACGTGCTCAATCCCGGTGGCTGTTTGGTGTTGGCCATGGCGACGCTTGAATCAATCCACACCGCCCTAGAGTGGTTGCGATCGCACGATTGGCCCTACGACCTAGCACAGTGGAATGTGGCGCGATCGCTCCCCATCGCCCAAAGCCATCGCCTCGCCCCCCTCAACCCCGTCACAATCATCACCGCCCAACCGCCAACCCCGAAATCTTGAGCCGAGGCAACGGCATCAGCAGCCTTTCAGGGCATTTTGTTGGGCGATTAACAGGGATTGAATGCCATCTTGGGCAAGGTCGAGAACGCGATTCAGTTGGTCGCGGTTAAAGCTCCCGGATTCAGCCGTACCTTGAATTTCAATCAGTTCTAAATTGCCCGTCATCACCACATTACAATCCAGATCCGCCGCCACATCTTCGGCATAGTTCAAATCCAGCAGGGCTTGATCCTCAATCAACCCCACCGACACCGCCGCCACGGGATATCGAATCGGCGACACCGCCAACTCGCCCCGCTCGATCAAGCCTTGGATCGCGAGGGCGATCGCCACATAGCCCCCCGTAATCGCAGCGGTGCGCGTCCCCGCATCGGCTTGCAGCACATCCGCATCCACGGTGATCGTCCGTTGACCGAGGGCCTCTAAATCCAAAGCCGCTCGTAAACTGCGACCAATCAAGCGTTGAATTTCTTGGGTGCGGCCGCCGAGTTTGACGAGTTCACGGGGGTGGCGTTGGGGAGTGGCACTGGGGAGCATCCGATATTCGGCGGTGAGCCAGCCTTGGTTGCTGGCTTCGAGGAATTTCGGCACACCGGGGGTAATACTGGCGGTACAGAGCACTTGGGTCTGACCACAGTGAACACGCACCGATCCGGCAGCAAAGCGGGTGAAGTTGAGATCGAAAGAAACGGGGCGGAGTTCGTTAACGGCGCGTTGATCGGGGCGTTGCCAAGCCATGGGGGTACACCAAGAGAGGGGGTTGCCTCTAGCTTAGGGGCTGTTTTGGCGGTTTGGCTCAGGGTTTAAGGTTTTGCAAGATTTCGGCGCTGATCGTCTTGGGGTCGCGGGTGGCATCGAGGTGGAGGAGTTTCCCCCGTGAGCCGTAGTATTCGAGGATGGGGGGAATTTGGTCGTGAAAGCGTTTAATCCGGCGGTGGAGGATTTCGGGGGTATCGTCGGGGCGCGATCGCGCTAAAGACCGCTCCAACATCACCGCTTCGGGCACGTCAAGATAGAGCGCATAATCAACCGATTGATTAAAATCATCGAGCATGAAATCCAGTTCTTCGGCCTGGACGGTGGTGCGGGGATAGCCTTCGAGAATCCAGCCTTGATCCATATTGTGGGCGAGGAAGCGCAGCCGAATCACCTGCACCATCAATTCATCCGGAACGAGTTCACCCTGGGCAACATCGGTTTTCACTTGGGCCCCCAAAAAGGTGTTGTCAGCGATCGCCTGTCGCAAAATTTCCCCGATGGAAATCCCCACCACATCCAATTCCGACTGAATCACATTTAACTGTGTCCCTTTTCCCGATCCGGGCCCGCCCAAAATGATCAATCTCACGCGCTTTTCCCTTGCTTGCGATTACTCTCCTTTTCTACTCTACAAGGGAAGCTAACCCCAACACTCCCTTTATCCCTCATCCTTACGCCGCAAATACCGCAACATCAACCCCCACGACCCAATCGCACAGACGACACTCGCCAGCAACGCCACCCCCAACGGATGCCACGCCACCCCCCCAAACATCGGATAATCCTCATCCTGCGCAACGATTAACCCCGAACTCGACGCGACGATCGCCCCCGCCGCGATTCCCGTCCCCACCGCTTGGATCTGATGCTGTAACTCCTGTTCATGCTTGGCTTGTTCAATCTCCGTCGTAGCTCGAATCGTATTAATTAAATCGCTAAATAACTCCCGTCCCGGCTCTAAATATTCTAAATAAAACTCAAGTTGCTGAAGATAATGCGGATACGTTCGTTGGGCAAGCTCTGACCAGTTCTTGAACTCATTTCCATTTACCGTGAGCAAATAGTCTAGCGAGACTTGAAAGTTATGAATATTCGATTTCAGGGTGGTGTGATGGGTTCTCAAGTCCCGTAGACAGCAGTGATAATAGAGCAAATCTTGGGGAACCATTTGAATCATTTTTGCTAAAGTGTTCAGCTTATTCTGAGCATCTTGATTCAGCGTGGTGTAGAATTGCGCAACTTGTTTTTCAAGTTTTTCATAATACAATGTCGCCTGTTGATGGCTCGCTTTCGCCTCTGCATAAACTGCCTTAACTTTTACAAAACTCCACAGCAAGTCTCTAAAAAAGAGAGAATTTTCAGAAAACTGCTCCCCCTCAAACTGATGCGGTTGTGGCAATAGCATCCATAGCGTTAACCCTGAAGCCTCGAACCAAAAACCACGACTATTAAACCACACAAACTCACCCCGAAATTCAGGCTGTAACCCGGTCTGCTCACAGAGTGCGATCGCCCATTGTTCTGCATCTAACCGCGTTGGTTCACCCAACTGTTCATCTTGTTCACCATAAAACACCAGCACCCGACCTAAACTCGCGGTAATATCCTGAATCAAACAGTGCGCATGAAAGGGCTTGAGATCGGCTAATCCTAGCTCAAAAGGCCAGTCATCAATCGGGTTCAGGGTCAGCGTGAGGCAATAGGTATCGTTCAGTAAATAGGGTTCAATGTCCCCCGTGAGTTTAAACCCTGCCGTCGTCTGGATTTGACCGAGGGTGATTGCATGATTATGGGGGGTTAAACAGCCTCCAGAGTGCTGCTTTTCTGCTTCAGGGTGGTAGATGTAATTACCATTGTGGTCGGGTGTGTAGGACACGAGATGAGACTTGAGATTTTGGAGTTCAGGAAAGGGGTAGACATTACCTAACTGAATCAAGCTTGTCCACAATTGCTCACCTTGATTGGGCAAGGTTTCCGGAAAGCCACCCAAACTTTGTTTCAGGTGAAAAGCATAAAGGGTCAGAGTGATGTTTTTCACAATTCAAGGCACTTGTAGCAGAGTTTGTATTTTTTGACGCAGTTCGGGGATACTTGATTCTAAGGTTAGCCACACTCGTTCGGTGTCCACGCCGTCGTAATCGTGAACTAATTTATCGCGCATGCCTGCCATGGCTGACCAAGGGATATCCGGATGCTGGTTTCGTAATTCTGGAGAAAGCCGTTTAACAGCCTCGCCTAAAATGGCAATTTGGTAGAGCACAGCGGATTGGGTCTTGAGGTCTTGAAAAAACTTGGATTTATTGGTGTTTTCGACAAACGCCAAACTTAGATCAGCCGCTTTAATGATGTCGAGTAATGAAGCGCGATCGCGAGAATTCATGATTTTCTGTTTTGAGCATAAATAACACGAGCAGACCCAAGAATATTTGTTTTCCGAATAGGGTTAGAACTCTTTTCAATCACTTGCTTTTCCACTAAATCAACATCCCGCTGAAAATACCGTGCGAGTTCTTGTTCCATGGTGACTAAATCTAAGATTGTCCAGGGACTATTTGGCGCGAAGGACACTAAAACATCAATATCACTGTGGTCATTAAAATCCTCGCGTAGGACTGAACCAAACAATGCAAACTCCGTAATTTTCCATTGATCACAAAAGGCAGCAATATCTACCATCGAGAGCTGAATTTGTGGGTGGTGAATAATTGGCATGATGACCTCAAAAACTGCTCTGCACACAACTGGCCCCACAGTCCGGTTAACAATCTGGATCGGGTGAGGGTGCGGGCGGTTGCTGGGGTGGGGGTGGCGTATTTTGTTTTTGGTTGTTGTCTAACAGTTCTGGCAGCGTTTGGCCTTGGGGATTGGGCCGAGTACCGCCAATTCCCATTTCTTGGGGTGTGCCTAAGAGCGGGTTAACCTCAGTGAGGGTGGCGAGTTTTTGGTTGTAGGCTTGTTTGAGGGATTCACGGGAATCAAGCCAGGCTTCAATCGCTTTGACGTTTTGGGTGTCATCATCGCCGATTTGCAACTGGTTGAGGTCTGATCGATGGGGATCGAGAAGGGTGGCAAAGGCTTCACTGAAAAGAATTTTAAACGCTTCGATTTTGTCTCTGTCCCGTGCCATTTTTTGCTCTCCTTGTCCAACAATGCAGAAGGCCGCCCAATGATAGGGGGACTCGTAGGGGCGGCAGTTTGCCCCTTCTTTATTTTGCCTGGTTTGGAAAACTTGGGCGAGAATCTTGCGCCAATGGTCATCTAAGAGGGGGGATTTTTGTACCCAATCGTAAAAGCCGCTGTTGGTGGTTTCTCGCAGCCAGGTTTGGGCGGTTTGGAGGGCGGTGGTGAGTTGGCCGGGGTGTTGGTTGAGGGTTTCGTAGGTTTTGATCAGGAGCAGGGCGGTGGAGGCTTCATTGACTGACCAGAGGCTCATGAGGACGCTGGGGCTTCCGGCGAGGAGGAAGCCGCTGGCGATGCTGATATATTCGTCGGTGTCGTCTAGGGCGACTTGGCCGGTTTCGCAGGCGGAGAGGGTGACGAGGCTGCACGCTTTGAGGTTGAAGGTGGCGATGATTTGTTCTAGGGTGAGAACGCCATCGGCCAGGAGCAGGCCGGAGTCTAGGGGGGAGTTGGGGTTAAAGCTGCCGTGGCAGGAGAAGAAGAGGTGATGGGTTTGGGGGAGGTTTTTGTTGAGGAAGGTGGCGAGGCGGGCGTTTTCGCGGCTGAGGGTTTCTTGTTGGGGGAAGATGTTGCGGATGGTTTCGACTTCGATTTCTGCCCAGTTGAGGTCGTTGGTGGGGTTTTGGATGGCGAGGAGGCGGTTAAAGTGGGGGCGGGGGCGGTTTTGGGCTTGTTGGAGGAGTTGGCAGTTGGGGGCGTAGGTGATGCCTTTGGGGAATAGGTCTTGGAGGGGGATGGGGCGCAAGGGGATTGGGCGCAAGCGTTGCGCCCCTACGGAGTCATGTAGGGGCGGATTGTATCCGCCCTCTTCGAGGGTGATGGGTAAGGCGTGGAGGGGGAAGAGGTGGAGGTAGCGATGGGGGATGAGGATCAGTTTTTGGCAGGTGGGGAAGTTTTTAAACAGGTTGGAGAGGATTTCATCGAGGTGGAGGATTTTGGGGAGTTCTGCGAGGCGATCGGCTAGGGTTTCGCGCCATTGGCTGTTGTTGCGGTTGCGGTAGTCGTTGAGGTAGGCATTTCCCCAGTCGATGAGGTTTTTTAGATCTTCCTCGGAAGATGTCCAGAGTGTGATCCCCCCTGCCCCCCTTAAAAAGGGGGGTTCTGAGGGATCGACCTCTGGTTTTAAAAAGGGGGGTTCTGAGGGATCGACCTCTGGTTTTAAAAAGGGGGGTTCTGAGGGATCGACCTCTGGTTCCCCCCCTTCAAAAGGGGGGGTTAGGGGGGGATCTGACATGAGGGTAAATGTGAGGAATTTATCCCCCAAGATGTACCATTCCAAAATGGCGGTTTCCTCATCCAGTAACTCTTGCATTCCCTGGAAATGCAGGGGTTTGTAGGGTTCGAGTTCCCGCTTTTCTTCCCGCAATTGGTTGAGGCGGGTTAGGTCGGGGTTCTCTTCCTGTTGGAGGTGGCGTTCGGCTTGGGCAATGGCAATTTTGAGGGATTGCAACTGTTGGCGGATGTTTTCAGGCATCACGCCCCCCGGATAAGCGTCACGGGTGGCGATGAGTTCCACGAGGTTACGGGCTTTGCTGCGGTCTACATATTCCAGCGCATCGCTCTTGCGCCCCAACTCTAGACACACTTCCACCATGCCGCGATATACCTTGTTCCACTCCTCATTGAAGTTGCGTTTATAGCCTTCGCTATCGGCTCCAATTTCACCCCGCAATTGTTCGATCTGGGCCAGTGCTGCTTGAAAGCTCTGGTAGGCATTTTCGAGGGCTTGGGGCTTCTGGTCTTCACTGAGGCGAGCTTGTG
Coding sequences within:
- a CDS encoding inorganic diphosphatase — protein: MDLARIPAQPKPGLLNVLIEIPAGSKNKYEFDKDLNAFALDRVLFSSVHYPYDYGFIPNTLADDGDPLDGMVLIDQPTFPGCVIPVRPIGMLEMIDGGDRDEKLICVPNDDPRCAQVQSLENIAPHRLDEIAEFFRTYKNLEKKETEILGWKGVSEVLTLVERCIQAAK
- the cbiE gene encoding precorrin-6y C5,15-methyltransferase (decarboxylating) subunit CbiE, giving the protein MITDRGTVEGCVHVIGIGRAGWSSLAIAEQNCLQQATVVVGSDRQLHSLRHLAGDLLPITHLHATLTEAKARWEQGDRLVILASGDPLCFGLGRLLLAYFPAAVLVFHPHVSSIQLAFSRLKLPWQDAAIASVHGREPDELIRLLRRGVEKIAVLTDGVHHPGAIATLYQALDLPQIYRIWVCENLGGADERVFELDLAIAPSLTADHFAPLNVVVLVRQEEARSLPPLPIIGIPDQHFLTFRDRPGLMTKGEIRLAILGALALMPAQVVWDIGAGTGSVAVEIGRLCPTSQVFAIEKTAMGVNLIEQNAQRFQVQNLQAVSGAAPEALNPLPRPDRVFIGGSGGNLAAILSHCQNVLNPGGCLVLAMATLESIHTALEWLRSHDWPYDLAQWNVARSLPIAQSHRLAPLNPVTIITAQPPTPKS
- the rph gene encoding ribonuclease PH, with the protein product MAWQRPDQRAVNELRPVSFDLNFTRFAAGSVRVHCGQTQVLCTASITPGVPKFLEASNQGWLTAEYRMLPSATPQRHPRELVKLGGRTQEIQRLIGRSLRAALDLEALGQRTITVDADVLQADAGTRTAAITGGYVAIALAIQGLIERGELAVSPIRYPVAAVSVGLIEDQALLDLNYAEDVAADLDCNVVMTGNLELIEIQGTAESGSFNRDQLNRVLDLAQDGIQSLLIAQQNALKGC
- a CDS encoding nucleoside monophosphate kinase; translation: MRLIILGGPGSGKGTQLNVIQSELDVVGISIGEILRQAIADNTFLGAQVKTDVAQGELVPDELMVQVIRLRFLAHNMDQGWILEGYPRTTVQAEELDFMLDDFNQSVDYALYLDVPEAVMLERSLARSRPDDTPEILHRRIKRFHDQIPPILEYYGSRGKLLHLDATRDPKTISAEILQNLKP
- a CDS encoding DUF4267 domain-containing protein, whose translation is MKNITLTLYAFHLKQSLGGFPETLPNQGEQLWTSLIQLGNVYPFPELQNLKSHLVSYTPDHNGNYIYHPEAEKQHSGGCLTPHNHAITLGQIQTTAGFKLTGDIEPYLLNDTYCLTLTLNPIDDWPFELGLADLKPFHAHCLIQDITASLGRVLVFYGEQDEQLGEPTRLDAEQWAIALCEQTGLQPEFRGEFVWFNSRGFWFEASGLTLWMLLPQPHQFEGEQFSENSLFFRDLLWSFVKVKAVYAEAKASHQQATLYYEKLEKQVAQFYTTLNQDAQNKLNTLAKMIQMVPQDLLYYHCCLRDLRTHHTTLKSNIHNFQVSLDYLLTVNGNEFKNWSELAQRTYPHYLQQLEFYLEYLEPGRELFSDLINTIRATTEIEQAKHEQELQHQIQAVGTGIAAGAIVASSSGLIVAQDEDYPMFGGVAWHPLGVALLASVVCAIGSWGLMLRYLRRKDEG
- a CDS encoding HepT-like ribonuclease domain-containing protein, coding for MNSRDRASLLDIIKAADLSLAFVENTNKSKFFQDLKTQSAVLYQIAILGEAVKRLSPELRNQHPDIPWSAMAGMRDKLVHDYDGVDTERVWLTLESSIPELRQKIQTLLQVP
- a CDS encoding nucleotidyltransferase family protein, with protein sequence MPIIHHPQIQLSMVDIAAFCDQWKITEFALFGSVLREDFNDHSDIDVLVSFAPNSPWTILDLVTMEQELARYFQRDVDLVEKQVIEKSSNPIRKTNILGSARVIYAQNRKS
- a CDS encoding CHAT domain-containing protein; the protein is MEQLRGEIGADSEGYKRNFNEEWNKVYRGMVEVCLELGRKSDALEYVDRSKARNLVELIATRDAYPGGVMPENIRQQLQSLKIAIAQAERHLQQEENPDLTRLNQLREEKRELEPYKPLHFQGMQELLDEETAILEWYILGDKFLTFTLMSDPPLTPPFEGGEPEVDPSEPPFLKPEVDPSEPPFLKPEVDPSEPPFLRGAGGITLWTSSEEDLKNLIDWGNAYLNDYRNRNNSQWRETLADRLAELPKILHLDEILSNLFKNFPTCQKLILIPHRYLHLFPLHALPITLEEGGYNPPLHDSVGAQRLRPIPLRPIPLQDLFPKGITYAPNCQLLQQAQNRPRPHFNRLLAIQNPTNDLNWAEIEVETIRNIFPQQETLSRENARLATFLNKNLPQTHHLFFSCHGSFNPNSPLDSGLLLADGVLTLEQIIATFNLKACSLVTLSACETGQVALDDTDEYISIASGFLLAGSPSVLMSLWSVNEASTALLLIKTYETLNQHPGQLTTALQTAQTWLRETTNSGFYDWVQKSPLLDDHWRKILAQVFQTRQNKEGANCRPYESPYHWAAFCIVGQGEQKMARDRDKIEAFKILFSEAFATLLDPHRSDLNQLQIGDDDTQNVKAIEAWLDSRESLKQAYNQKLATLTEVNPLLGTPQEMGIGGTRPNPQGQTLPELLDNNQKQNTPPPPQQPPAPSPDPDC